One window from the genome of candidate division KSB1 bacterium encodes:
- a CDS encoding MerR family transcriptional regulator, whose product MNKEILTTKEILEQLKLDSEVFQEILKRKMIKPIGTVDENVPVFEKRVVQQLTEIMQFQSMGYSIEDIEKILKKVGLPSTKQAEEKSHPSMRLLTVGELATRVNVNPRTIKYWEERGIIEPDTRSEGGFRLYAEHWVYLCNLISDLQLFGYTLEEIKEISDLFRDFLAIQKSIHAFPPDETRTKLQTMRERIQSFFDKMNQFKEGIHRWEELLKKKEKEIKQFENRLNQLQATKAAKEKKT is encoded by the coding sequence ATGAACAAGGAAATTCTGACCACAAAAGAGATTCTTGAGCAACTGAAACTTGATTCTGAAGTCTTTCAGGAAATTTTGAAACGCAAAATGATCAAGCCGATCGGAACCGTGGATGAAAACGTCCCAGTCTTCGAAAAACGGGTGGTTCAACAGCTCACAGAGATCATGCAATTTCAGTCGATGGGATACAGTATTGAGGATATTGAGAAGATTCTCAAAAAGGTCGGTCTGCCATCAACCAAACAGGCTGAGGAAAAGAGTCATCCATCGATGCGCCTGCTCACAGTGGGTGAATTGGCGACGCGCGTAAATGTCAATCCGCGCACGATCAAATACTGGGAAGAACGGGGGATCATTGAACCAGATACACGGTCAGAGGGTGGGTTTCGACTTTATGCAGAACATTGGGTTTATCTCTGCAATTTGATCAGCGATTTGCAATTGTTCGGCTACACTCTTGAAGAAATTAAGGAGATATCAGACCTGTTCCGCGATTTTCTAGCGATCCAGAAGTCCATCCATGCATTTCCACCAGACGAGACACGCACCAAATTGCAAACCATGCGAGAGCGCATCCAATCCTTTTTCGATAAAATGAACCAATTCAAGGAGGGTATTCACCGCTGGGAGGAACTTCTAAAAAAGAAAGAAAAAGAGATCAAACAATTTGAAAACCGATTGAATCAATTGCAAGCGACCAAAGCTGCGAAGGAGAAAAAAACATGA